A genomic region of Thermodesulfobacteriota bacterium contains the following coding sequences:
- a CDS encoding PEGA domain-containing protein, with protein MRTAPWARPPLRGTWRAAAAVLTAGGVLLGTLALPLPGRAQAPESAESAEEEVLSTPATFEPPTEDLRLLSIQSRPVGARVFVNGEERGVTPLYVRDLAPGSHEIILYLTGFGAYRQTIEGQGGRIFVDLEAGKGLGMGLVAVITDPPDARVDVDGRRAGLSPLEIPLDAGRHTVNLSKAGFKDAQESVTVEPEGRHEVRVSLAPREGALLVIATPAGAEVLLNGKEVGKAWEPLRVGDIAPGTYTVRVQRQGHRPWEKADVLVRSAETTTVLAALLPERDYSWVRLFTDPPGARVRLDDQDMGVAGADGIGFRAAKGAHRLRLEADPVTLPGYQPLQVTVSFTEDEVDYRESPLRLPPVDPNFTQALALVERGQREEALGFLNRVAPDHPSYGEARLIAVEVLRDLGRVAEIPRELDTLLGRPEHRANPVLNTAFGYWALLAARDAPDREAAPLLDRALEALDRAVQSVDLFPADQRDALILKAHYFSGMASEILFNLTGDRKYVKKGTQAWEVFFARLDLAPQALERNWVEQARRHRRTLDFLAKKLGG; from the coding sequence CGAGGAAGAGGTCCTCTCCACCCCGGCCACCTTCGAGCCCCCCACGGAGGACTTGCGGCTGCTCTCCATCCAGTCGCGGCCCGTGGGGGCCCGGGTGTTCGTGAACGGGGAGGAGCGGGGGGTCACCCCCCTCTACGTTCGGGACCTCGCGCCCGGCAGCCACGAGATCATTCTCTACCTGACCGGTTTCGGCGCGTACCGCCAGACCATCGAGGGGCAGGGGGGACGGATCTTCGTCGACCTGGAGGCGGGCAAGGGCCTCGGGATGGGGCTCGTGGCCGTAATCACCGATCCCCCCGACGCCCGCGTGGACGTGGATGGCCGCAGGGCCGGCCTGAGCCCCCTGGAGATCCCCCTCGACGCGGGTCGCCACACCGTGAACCTCTCCAAGGCAGGGTTCAAGGACGCCCAGGAGTCGGTCACCGTGGAACCCGAGGGCCGGCACGAAGTGCGGGTGAGCCTGGCGCCTCGGGAAGGGGCGCTGCTGGTGATCGCCACCCCTGCCGGGGCCGAGGTGCTCCTGAACGGCAAGGAGGTGGGCAAGGCCTGGGAGCCCCTGCGCGTCGGCGACATCGCCCCCGGCACCTACACCGTCCGGGTGCAGCGTCAGGGGCACCGCCCCTGGGAAAAGGCCGACGTGCTGGTCCGATCCGCGGAGACCACCACGGTGCTCGCCGCCCTGCTGCCGGAGCGCGATTACAGCTGGGTGCGGCTCTTCACCGACCCCCCTGGGGCCCGGGTGCGGCTCGACGACCAGGACATGGGGGTGGCGGGGGCCGACGGCATCGGGTTCCGGGCCGCCAAGGGGGCCCACCGCCTGCGGCTGGAGGCCGACCCGGTCACGCTGCCCGGGTACCAACCCCTCCAGGTCACGGTGAGCTTCACCGAGGACGAGGTGGACTATCGGGAAAGCCCGTTGCGGCTGCCCCCCGTGGACCCGAACTTCACCCAGGCCCTGGCGCTCGTGGAGCGCGGCCAGCGCGAGGAGGCCCTGGGTTTCCTGAACCGGGTGGCCCCCGACCATCCCAGCTACGGGGAGGCCCGTCTGATCGCCGTGGAGGTGCTGCGCGACCTGGGCCGGGTCGCGGAGATCCCCCGGGAGCTCGACACCCTGCTGGGCCGCCCCGAGCACCGAGCCAACCCCGTGCTCAACACGGCCTTCGGCTACTGGGCCCTGCTGGCCGCCCGGGACGCTCCCGACCGGGAAGCCGCGCCGCTCCTGGATCGGGCCCTGGAGGCCCTGGACCGGGCGGTGCAGTCCGTGGATCTCTTCCCCGCGGACCAGCGCGATGCCCTCATTCTCAAGGCCCACTACTTCTCCGGGATGGCGAGCGAGATCCTCTTCAACCTCACGGGGGACCGCAAGTACGTCAAGAAGGGCACCCAGGCGTGGGAGGTCTTCTTCGCCCGGCTCGACCTAGCTCCCCAGGCCCTGGAGCGAAACTGGGTCGAGCAGGCCCGCCGGCACCGCAGGACGCTGGATTTCCTTGCGAAGAAGCTGGGCGGTTAG